The DNA window GTCTTCAGCCAGGGGGATTGCATGGTCAATTCTGATTGGGACGATCTTTACAATTGGCTGGATGATCACACCTTTAGAAAATATTGTGAGCGCACGGTTTATGTCTTTTGCGGTAACAATTCTCAGTGGAATTTTGTTGAGCCATCTATGTCCGGACAGTAAATATGAGACAGAGATGTCAGAAAGTCAGGCGGCCGGATAAGGAGGAAAGAGACATGGAAATCAGGACAAGAGTTTTGGAGCTGGAGCCGGAATTGATCGCGTTGAGAAGAGACCTGCATCGCCATCCGGAGCTTGGGTATGAGGAATACCGGACCTCCGATATTGTGTATAAATACCTGGAAGCCTGCGGTCTGGAGGTGGAAAGAATCTGCAAGACGGGCGTGGCCGCTTTGATCCGAGGGGGCAGGCCTGGAAAAACGCTTCTTCTTCGGGCCGATATGGACGCGCTTCCAGTGGAGGAAGAGACAACGGTAGATTACCGATCGGAGGAAGCGGGGAAGATGCACGCCTGTGGACACGATGCCCATACGGCTATGCTTCTTGTGGCGGCCAAGATTCTGGCGGAACGGCAGGAGGAGATCTCTGGAAATATAAAGTTCCTTTTTCAGCCAAACGAGGAAGGAACGGCGGCGAGAGATACGATCCGGGAGGGGATTTTAGAGAATCCCAAGGTGGATGCGGCGTTTGCTATGCATATATGGTCCCAGTTAGAGAGCGGAAAAATCGGAATTTCAGACGGGGCAGTCATGGCGGCCTTGGAGGAATTTAAAGTCACCGTTTATGGAAAAGGCGGACATACGGGAGCGCCTTATGCGGCCATTGATCCGGTGATTGCAGGGTGCAGTATTGTGCAGGCTGTTCAGCAAATTCAGACAAGGGAGATGGACCCCAGGGAACCTACGGTAATCATGGTGGGAAGGTTTGCGGCTGGAACAGCTAGCAATGTGATTCCGGATAAGGCTGTACTGGAGGGAACGATGCGTTTCTTGTATGCAGATGAAGAAAGTGGCAAGAAACGGCTGAAGGAGAAATTCGAGAAGATTGTACAAGGAGTCTGCCAGGCCTCTTCTACAGAGTACCAGATTGAATACAGCGGGGATGACAGCCCGGCGGTCATAAATGATGCGTTGTTGGCAGAAAATCTGCGGAAGACTGCGGCGAGGGTTGTGGAAGCAAAGGACGTAGTTCGATATTCGTATATCGCAGGAGAGGATTTCGCAGAATTTACCAGGAAGGTTCCAGGGGTGTTCTACTTTTTGGGAAGCGGAAACGTTGAAAAAGATACTTGTTATCCTCATCACCATCCTAAGTTTAACGTTGACGAAGAGGTGATGAAGACTGGAGTGGAAATGCATGTACGTTCTGCGTTGGATTATTTGAGAAGCTAGAAAGGAGTAAGTCATGGAGATCAAGAAATTATATATTAACGGGGAATTTGTGGATGGAAACTCCGGTCAATATATTGAGATTGAGAATCCTTATACAAGAGAAATCATTGAAAAAGTTCCAAGAGGAGACCGAGAAGATGTGGAACGGGCGGTGCGCGCCGCCAGGAAAGCTTTTGAGACTTGGCAGGAGGTGCCGGTCGAAGAGAGAATCCGGCTGATGGAGAGCGTTGTTCAAGGCTTGAAGGCGCGCAGAGATGAATTGATCGAGACGGTGACAAAAGAGCTCGGAAGCCCCTATAAAGTGTCGCGGGACGTGCATGTGGATCCATTTATCCTGGAGGCGGAAAACTATATCCTGACAGCCAGAAACTATGAGTATGAAAAGCGGTTAGAAAATTCTGTGGTCCGCAGGGAGCCGGTGGGCGTGGTCGGAGGCCTTACCCCCTGGAATTTCCCGCTGGAGCAGATTGTAAAAAAAGTAGTTCCGGCACTTCTTGCCGGGAACTGTGTAATCCTCAAGCCAAGTCAAATGACACCGCTGACTGCTTACATTCTGACAGAACTCATTGATGCGGCGGGATATCCGGCAGGCGTATACAATATGGTCACGGGGAAAGGAGCAGAAGTGGGGAATGTTCTGGCTTCTCATCCAGAAGTGGACATGATTTCTTTTACAGGCTCGACAGACGCGGGACGAGAGGTCGCAAGAATGGGGCTTGCGAACATCAAAAAGCTGGCGTTGGAGCTTGGCGGGAAATCAGCGACCGTTTTATTGCCGGGAGGAGACTATGAATTGGGCGTGAAGGCCACTCTTGACACAGTGTTTCTGAATTCCGGGCAGACCTGCAATGCGACGACCCGTCTTTTGGTGCAGGAGGAGGACCTAAAATCAGTGGAGGATATTATCATCCGACAGTCTTCCGGCTATGCAGTTGGAAATCCCACCGACTGGACGGTAGATATCGGACCTCTTTCCAGTCAGAAACAATATGACAAAGTAAAAGGTTATATTGAACTTGGAGTCAAGGAAGGGGCGAGAATGATCGTCGGAGAGGTTCCGGACGGGCAGACAGAAGGCTACTATGTAAAACCGGTGGTATTTTCAGACGTAACCCAGGACATGAGGATTGAAAAGGAAGAGATCTTTGGCCCGGTACTATGCGTATCGACTTACAAAACAGTGGATGAGGCCGTAGAAAAGGCGAACGACAGTATCTATGGACTTGGCGGAGCGGTGTTTGGCCCGGAAGAGCTGGCACAGAAGGTGGCCAGGAGGATCAAGACAGGAACGATTTATGTCAACGATGGCGAGTGGGATGTCAGAGCGCCTTTTGGCGGGTACAAGCAGTCAGGATTAGGAAGAGAAGGCGGCGTGGAAGGATTTGAGGAATTTTTGGAAGTGAAATCCATCTATACGCCAAGGGGAGAGCGGCGCTGATGTACAGAAAAATGCACATAAGATTCCAAGAAGAGACCTTGTTTTTCAAGGTCTCTTTGTATTATAATAAAAATACTGAGAAAAAATGGAAAGGAGTCTATAATCATGGGATTTATAGATGAAATCAAAGCAAAGGCGAAAACCTGTAAAAAGACGATCGTGCTTCCTGAGACGGAGGATATCAGGACTTACGAGGCGGCAGAGGCCGTTCTTAAGGAAGGGACGGCGAACCTGATCCTTGTGGGAAGCGAAGAAGAGATCGCGAAAAACAAAGGAGATTTTGATATCAGCGGAGCGACTATCGTAGATCCTGCGACTTCTGAGAAAACAGAAGGATATATCGCGAAATTAGTAGAGCTGCGCCAGAAGAAAGGAATGACTGAGGAACAGGCAAGAGAGCTTCTTTTGACGAATTACCTTTACTACGGAGTCATGATGGTCAAGATGAAGGATGCGGACGGAATGGTTTCTGGAGCGTGCCATTCTACGGCAGACACCCTTCGCCCCTGTCTCCAGATTCTGAAGACAAAGCCAGGAACAAAGCTGGTATCCGCATTTTTCGTGATCGTAGTTCCAGACTGCGACATGGGCGCTGACGGAACCTTTATCTTTGCGGATTCCGGACTGGAGCAGAATCCGGACCCGGAGAAGCTGGCGGCGATCGCCCTTTCTTCCGCGGACTCTTTCCGTCTCCTGACAGGCAAGGAACCGATCGTGGCAATGCTGTCACACTCCACCAAGGGAAGCGCAAAACACCCGGATGTGGACAAAGTGGTAGAGGCAACCCGTATCGCGAAAGAGAACGCGCCGGAAGGCCTTCAGCTGGATGGAGAGTTCCAGCTTGACGCGG is part of the Lachnospiraceae bacterium KGMB03038 genome and encodes:
- a CDS encoding amidohydrolase → MEIRTRVLELEPELIALRRDLHRHPELGYEEYRTSDIVYKYLEACGLEVERICKTGVAALIRGGRPGKTLLLRADMDALPVEEETTVDYRSEEAGKMHACGHDAHTAMLLVAAKILAERQEEISGNIKFLFQPNEEGTAARDTIREGILENPKVDAAFAMHIWSQLESGKIGISDGAVMAALEEFKVTVYGKGGHTGAPYAAIDPVIAGCSIVQAVQQIQTREMDPREPTVIMVGRFAAGTASNVIPDKAVLEGTMRFLYADEESGKKRLKEKFEKIVQGVCQASSTEYQIEYSGDDSPAVINDALLAENLRKTAARVVEAKDVVRYSYIAGEDFAEFTRKVPGVFYFLGSGNVEKDTCYPHHHPKFNVDEEVMKTGVEMHVRSALDYLRS
- a CDS encoding aldehyde dehydrogenase family protein, which encodes MEIKKLYINGEFVDGNSGQYIEIENPYTREIIEKVPRGDREDVERAVRAARKAFETWQEVPVEERIRLMESVVQGLKARRDELIETVTKELGSPYKVSRDVHVDPFILEAENYILTARNYEYEKRLENSVVRREPVGVVGGLTPWNFPLEQIVKKVVPALLAGNCVILKPSQMTPLTAYILTELIDAAGYPAGVYNMVTGKGAEVGNVLASHPEVDMISFTGSTDAGREVARMGLANIKKLALELGGKSATVLLPGGDYELGVKATLDTVFLNSGQTCNATTRLLVQEEDLKSVEDIIIRQSSGYAVGNPTDWTVDIGPLSSQKQYDKVKGYIELGVKEGARMIVGEVPDGQTEGYYVKPVVFSDVTQDMRIEKEEIFGPVLCVSTYKTVDEAVEKANDSIYGLGGAVFGPEELAQKVARRIKTGTIYVNDGEWDVRAPFGGYKQSGLGREGGVEGFEEFLEVKSIYTPRGERR
- the pta gene encoding phosphate acetyltransferase; its protein translation is MGFIDEIKAKAKTCKKTIVLPETEDIRTYEAAEAVLKEGTANLILVGSEEEIAKNKGDFDISGATIVDPATSEKTEGYIAKLVELRQKKGMTEEQARELLLTNYLYYGVMMVKMKDADGMVSGACHSTADTLRPCLQILKTKPGTKLVSAFFVIVVPDCDMGADGTFIFADSGLEQNPDPEKLAAIALSSADSFRLLTGKEPIVAMLSHSTKGSAKHPDVDKVVEATRIAKENAPEGLQLDGEFQLDAAIVPEVGASKAPGSPVAGKANVLVFPDLDAGNIGYKLAQRLAKAEAYGPLTQGIAAPVNDLSRGCSAKDIEGVVAITAVQAMAEE